A genomic window from Gossypium hirsutum isolate 1008001.06 chromosome D10, Gossypium_hirsutum_v2.1, whole genome shotgun sequence includes:
- the LOC107914435 gene encoding uncharacterized protein isoform X1, whose translation MPAVLEEFEPIFGEPKVEWTGSCSGLGQSSAFVFYVHSPDSSHLRICVSDFRHTTWESVRSVWQLEDMRDSVGIGGSWSDFVHYLVASIKSEDVKLLLEALPDSNDTKSAKLVAQKSKGMPRISFSLTKLTGAAASDAVANLSQELFKAFKGLQYLFMEEQECRLQLTKVISVEKEKNEIVQSQLELNSKRQKLQKAINSLDKVDLTNGQNPPGKQAAQSPGPTKVTKRPVPAHRRAKARGIILQDSENEKDS comes from the exons ATGCCAGCGGTGTTGGAAGAATTTGAGCCAATATTCGGCGAACCCAAGGTCGAATGGACGGGTTCTTGTTCGGGTTTGGGCCAATCAAGCGCCTTCGTTTTCTACGTTCATTCTCCCGATTCATCTCATCTAAGGATTTGCGTCTCTGATTTCCGCCACACCACTTGGGAGTCCGTACGCTCCGTTTGGCAGCTTGAGGACATG AGGGACAGTGTTGGGATAGGCGGTTCTTGGTCTGACTTCGTTCACTATCTGGTAGCCTCCATTAAGTCTGAAGATGTAAAGCTTCTCTTGGAAGCACTTCCTGATTCAAATG ATACTAAATCTGCAAAGTTAGTTGCTCAGAAATCAAAAGGGATGCCTCGCATTTCCTTTTCCCTCACAAAACTTACTGGTGCTGCTGCTTCAGATGCTGTGGCTAATCTTTCACAGGAACTTTTTAAAGCATTTAAAGGCTTGCAATATCTATTCATGGAAG AACAAGAGTGCCGTTTGCAGTTGACAAAAGTGATATCAGTTGAAAAG GAAAAGAATGAAATCGTTCAGAGCCAATTGGAGCTAAATTCAAAGAGGCAAAAGTTACAAAAAGCGATAAATTCATTAGATAAAGTAGATTTGACAAATGGCCAAAATCCTCCAG GCAAACAGGCAGCTCAGAGTCCTGGCCCAACAAAAGTGACTAAACGTCCTGTACCTGCACATCGCAG GGCAAAAGCGAGGGGCATCATTTTGCAGGATAGTGAAAACGAAAAGGATAGCTAG
- the LOC107914435 gene encoding uncharacterized protein isoform X2, with amino-acid sequence MPAVLEEFEPIFGEPKVEWTGSCSGLGQSSAFVFYVHSPDSSHLRICVSDFRHTTWESVRSVWQLEDMRDSVGIGGSWSDFVHYLVASIKSEDVKLLLEALPDSNDTKSAKLVAQKSKGMPRISFSLTKLTGAAASDAVANLSQELFKAFKGLQYLFMEVKSFLEQTVLYFLMLDFGSCHFSKHYCRGVSDLVPQIDIQITRVPFAVDKSDIS; translated from the exons ATGCCAGCGGTGTTGGAAGAATTTGAGCCAATATTCGGCGAACCCAAGGTCGAATGGACGGGTTCTTGTTCGGGTTTGGGCCAATCAAGCGCCTTCGTTTTCTACGTTCATTCTCCCGATTCATCTCATCTAAGGATTTGCGTCTCTGATTTCCGCCACACCACTTGGGAGTCCGTACGCTCCGTTTGGCAGCTTGAGGACATG AGGGACAGTGTTGGGATAGGCGGTTCTTGGTCTGACTTCGTTCACTATCTGGTAGCCTCCATTAAGTCTGAAGATGTAAAGCTTCTCTTGGAAGCACTTCCTGATTCAAATG ATACTAAATCTGCAAAGTTAGTTGCTCAGAAATCAAAAGGGATGCCTCGCATTTCCTTTTCCCTCACAAAACTTACTGGTGCTGCTGCTTCAGATGCTGTGGCTAATCTTTCACAGGAACTTTTTAAAGCATTTAAAGGCTTGCAATATCTATTCATGGAAG TGAAATCATTTTTGGAACAGACAGTTCTCTATTTTCTTATGTTGGACTTTGGCTCCTGTCATTTCTCAAAACATTATTGCCGAGGAGTTTCAGATTTGGTGCCACAAATTGATATCCAAAT AACAAGAGTGCCGTTTGCAGTTGACAAAAGTGATATCAGTTGA